Genomic segment of Mucilaginibacter sabulilitoris:
CGGCAGCGTCTACGGCGCTTACCTGCCAGTAAACCCGGTCGCCGCTGTTGCCGGTATTAAAAGTATAGCTCGTCACGGTAAGCGACAGCGGAAACGTATCATAAAGCGTGCTCTGGTCGCTTTTATAGATGTATAACTTGTAAGTAACGGCCGAGGTCGTTTTGTTCCAGGACAAGGCGACTGGCCTGTTGAGCGTGGTGTTATCCCCGGGCTGGATAAGGGTGACGTTTCCCGGCGGGGTCGAATCAAAACTGAGCTGGCTGATGGCAGACCATTTGGACTGGCTGGAATCATTTTCCGCCCGGACACGCCACTGGTATACCTGGTCTTTTGGAAGCTTGAATGCAAACTGCTGCCCAGGGATGACCTGGTCGCTGACGAGGGTACTTTCACTGGCGAAGCTGTTCGTATCGACCTGCAGGTGATAACGGGTGGCCTTATACAGGCTTCCCCATTTAAAAGTAACCGCGCTTTGGGTGGTTACGGTATTATTCGCCGGTGAGGACAGCAGTACGGTCTGGTTGGTCAGCGTGGAAGCCAGGATGGTCAGCTCACGGGGAGCGGTATACCCGGTTTGACTAGAACCGTTTTCCGCCCGTACACGCCACTGGTAGGTCCCAGGATCCAGGGTTTGTGAAAATTTGGTGCCGCGGATCAGGGTATCCTGCACCAGGCTGCCGATAGAATCAAATGTCGGGGTCACCACCTGCAGGCGGTAATACAGCGCATCCTCCAGGCCTTCCCACCAGAAGTTCGCGGTATAGCTGGTGCTTTGATAATGATCAGCAGGGGCGTTCAACTGCATGGTCCGTTTGCTGATGGATGGTTCAATAAATTCCTTGCAGGAGGGTAAGATCTCCGCCAGCAAAAGCAGGGTAAACAGCAAAAGTGGTAAAAGTTTAAGTTTCATTCGCTGCCAAAATAAATATTGGCTCTCAAAAATAATATTTATATATTTAATAAGGGCTAAGAAAGAAAAAAATACCGTGCAGGAGGCGCAGAGAAATCCCTCAATAGTTATAAGCAGATTGTCGACGGCCGGATTAGGTATTCAATAAAACATTATCAAATCAGCATTCACCGGTAAATACTTTCCGAACAGGAAATATTCAACATGAGCTTATGCGGGATGAATAGCATACTAGTAAAATGGACTGATTAACTTTGTATTTGATTGAAAGCCACGAAAGGAAAAAAAGTGTGGCAGGTGCCAATCAGGCAACACAATAAATAAATTATATCTGGAATCTAAAGTCATATTGTTTTTTTAACGCAATAAAAATTTAAAACAAACTTATAGGTTATTTTCACATCGAGTCCCATATCGGTAACTGGCTAATCATTTAAACGTGATAACTATTTCCAGGTCGTACCGGTTAACCGGACCATATTATCCTTTTCCAACACTTCTCCCGCCGGCGAGAGAATAATATCTTTCCCGGATATCTTATCGTCAAAGTAAGAGATGGTATCGGCGAATAGCTTATCTGAACCGGCTTTTTTATACGAAGCGTCCTTATCAAAAACAGCTTTCACTTTTTTATTTCCCCAGATCTTTTGCCTAGCACATTTCGGATAAAAGTAATATCGAGTTTATAGAACAATTTAAATTGATGTTGTTAAGCAGGTCGAATAAAGTACTTGGGATTTATACATTGAGTATAGGAGGATGGCAGGTTGTTTTGTAAATGTAAGATTGGTGTTTGCATTAGCGTTACTAAGTTGTGCTCATAGTTTGATTTTGCACATAACCATCTCGTAATTTGAAACCAAGTGAGCAAGATATTACCGTCTGCACTGGTTCGTTCCGATAGATTTCAACAGTGGCAGGAGGGATGTCATTCTGCTACCTGCGTATAAACTCAAAGGTACCATCAGGTGCCAGCTTCATGATGGTCGACGGGTTTTTAATCTCCTTGCTATGCTGATCGATATCAACAACATAGTCAACTCCATCAATTACCTCCTGGTCAATTTGCGAAAAATATTGCGGCGATGGTTTACCACTGATATTTGCCGATGTTGACACCAAAGGTTTGCGTAAACGCTGTATCAATTGCTGACAAAACTGATTGCCGGTAACCCGTATGGCAATACTGCCATCAACAGCTATTAAAGCAGGCGAAACATTTTTAGCCCCCGGCATTACCAGGGTAAGCGGATTTTCTGCATATTCAATTAAGTCATAAGCCAAAGGGTTAACATCGCTCACATAGCTTTCCAGCTTGTTTTCGGTGTCAAGCAAAATGATCATACTTTTGGCTTCATCGCGCTGTTTAAGGCGGTAAATTTTTTGTACGGCCTCTGTATTGGTAGCATCACAGCCAATACCCCAAATGGTATCGGTAGGGTACAGAATAATTCCGCCTTCCTGCAATACTTTTAATGCTTTGGCAACTTCATCTTTAAGCATGGTTCAAATATAAGCTTAGCGTATTTATAATTTGCAATTCATCCAGCAGTTCCATGCATTTGGGTACACCGTAAAGTTTACAGGTGTTGCGTACGCACGGTTCGCAGGTTAATTTGCCATAACGCTGTATGGTTAAATTTTGTTTGTTGTAAGGTGCGGTGTTGTATTCGTTTCCCGCACCAAAAAGTACGATAACCGGCGTACCAACACTGTTGGCCAAATGAGCCGGTCCTGAGTCTGTTGTTAAAAGTGCGGTGCTTTGCGCCATCAGATTGCATAAACCAGGCAAATCTGTTTTACCGGCGTGGTTTTCCAGCTGGTCAGGATTTTCGGCACCTGTAATGAATTGGTCAACAAATGCCTCTTCTTTTGGCGAACCAATAAGGCAAAAAATAGTATTTGGAAACGCTTTCGTTAATTTATTAAGTAAAGTCCGGCCTTTATGCAATGGCATCCGGCGCGATTCGGCTTCGGAATTAAAATTAATCAATACCCGGTTTTCTTGTTTGAAGCCTGATATTGAAGTGTTTAATTTAACCTGCCTGTTGACTATCGTTTTATTGGTGAATTGTTCAAGCAGCGAGATATATTCATCAACACGATGGAGGTTAGCAGGCTTTTTATACGAGTTGGTAAGCAGAAAGAAACCACCCTCTTTGCCAAAACCTATCTTTTTTTTTGCCGATGTGGCCCAACCCATAACCACCGATGAGAGCGATTGAGGAAGGTTAAAGAACATATCGTATTTTTCGGTGCGCAGTTTTTTACCAAAACGGTAAACACCACTTAAACCACTATGTTCCTGTTTTGAAAACGGATGGATGTGTGTTAAGCCCGGGATGAGCCCCGCTATATTGCTCAACTCTTTTTTGATAATCACATCAACCTGGGCATCAGGATAAAGCTGCTTTACTGCCGCAATGAAAGCTGTACTCATTACTACATCGCCAAGCCAGTTAGGCAGCCTTATCAGTATCTTCATTTTAGTTTTGAGTATGAGTAGTTAGTTTTGAGTTGTGTGTGTTGTAAGTTTTTCAAATACTCACCACTCATAACCCACTACTCAAAACTTATTTAAACCGCTACATTGTTTTCCCTCAATGCATCATTCAGGGAAGTCTTTTTATCGGTTGATTCCTTGCGGGTGCCGATAATAAGGGCGCAAGGTACCTGGTAGTCGCCGGCAGGGAATTTTTTGGTGTATGAACCTGGTATAACTACCGAACGGGCAGGTACACGGCCCTTGTATTCAACCGGTGTTGAGCCTGTTACGTCAATAATTTTGGTTGATGCGGTTAAAACCACATTAGCGCCTAATACCGCTTCATGCTCCACATGCACACCTTCTACTACAATGGCGCGTGAACCGATAAAACAGTTGTCTTCAATAATAACAGGAGCAGCCTGCAATGGCTCAAGTACACCGCCAATGCCCACGCCGCCGCTTAAATGTACATGTTTGCCAATTTGCGCGCATGAACCTACGGTGGCCCAGGTATCAACCATGGTGCCTTCATCAACATAGGCGCCAATATTTACATAAGATGGCATCATGATAACACCTTTGGCCAAAAACGCACCATAACGGGCAATGCCATGAGGTACCACGCGCACACCGGCTGCTTTGTAATCGGTTTTTAGTTTCATTTTATCATGAAACACAAAAGGGCCAACCTTAATTTCGCTCATTTCGCGGGTAGGAAAGTATAACACTACCGCTTTTTTTATCCATTCGTTTACATGCCAGCGTGAACCAATAGGCTCAGCCACGCGAATCTCGCCTTTGTCTAACCGTTCAATAACGGCTTCAATGGCATTAGTATATTCATTAAAGTTTAGTAGATTCCTGTCTTCCCAGGCATCTTCAATCAGTTTTTTCAGATCTTGCATTGGTAAAATTAAACTTTTGGCAAATTAAAGGAATTTTAAGGAGAATTAGCTTAAAGTGTTAATTCTTTGCTTTTAGGCGGCTGATTAATAATTAGTTTTCCTGAAACAAATAATTAACTTAATTTGCGGCCAAATTACATAAAACCACACAGGGAAATATTAATCTCAAATGTTCAATCAAGAAAGTTATGACCGCCATGGCGAATGGTATAATCAACATTTTCCAACAGAAGCGGATAAAGTAACTTATTTTAAAAAAGCAAAAGCACTTGAAGCTGATAATGTTGCTATATGGCTGCAAAGCCTGTTTTTTAAATGCTTAAACCCTTTATTAAATAACGCAAACCAGCGGTGGTTAACTGTTGGCGATGCTTACGGTTTTGACGCGCAGTATATTATATCAAAAGGCAGCAGCGCGGTTGCTACCGATTTGAATGCCGATTTTTTAGCTGTAGCAAAAAGCGAAGGGATAATTGAAGAATACGCTGCCGAAAATGCAGAACGCCTGTCTTTTGGGGATAACAGCTTTGATTTTGTACTTTGTAAAGAATCATATCATCATTTTCCGCGTCCTTATGCGGCATTGTATGAAATGATGAGGGTGGCGCAAACCGGCATTATGATCATAGAGCCGCAAGATCCGGTTTCAAAAATGCCACTGATATTGTTTTTAAACAATATACTGGCAAAGGCTCCGGGATTGCTGAATAAAGTTTGGAAAAACAGGTTCTCGTTTGAGCCGGTAGGGAATTTTGTGTACAAAGTTTCGGAAAGGGAGTTTGAAAAGTTTGCAGCCGGACTTGGGTTGCCGCTTGTGGCATTTAAAAATTTAAACCCTAACTTTTATTTTAAAGGAGCCGACAACTTAAAAACCAGCAGTAAGGATACTAAATTCTTAAAATTGAAAGCTAAAAAGAAGCTATTAGATATTTTGGTAAGCCTGAAGCTGATTCCCGGACAGGTACTATCAACAATTGTATTTAAGCGGGTACCCGATCAGAATGTTATTGATGGATTAAAAAAGGATGGCTACCATTTGGTATACATTCCTAAAAATCCGTACACTAATGCATAATTAATTATCCGGTTTTATAGTAAACCCCTGTTTCAAGATGCTTTAATCGCTACGCTTGAACAGGGGTTTGTAATTATCGGAAATCTATAACTGCGCAATTATACCAGAGGTTTTTCTTTGTATTCGTCGCTTATGTTTACCCGTAAGCGCTTCATGGGCAATAGCTCAGATTCATAAACTTTTTTATTCCCGTCGCCCATGGCTATTTCAACGTCTCTTATATCCCGCACCAGGCGCTGCAAGCCTTGTGGTTCTACTGAAGCCGCATGGTCAGATCCCCACATGGCCCGGTCAAGCGTGAAATGACGTTCAACAAAAGTGGCTCCCATGGTAACGGCGGCTACGGTTGTAGCTAACCCGGTTTCATGGCCAGAATAACCAATCGGAATACCTGGATATTTAGCTTCCAGTGTTTGTATCATTTTTAGATTCAGCTCCTGTGGAATGCAGGGATAGGCGGAGGTAGAATGTGCTATAAACAGCGGATAATTTTTATCGAAAGCGTCGATAAAATTCATAGTATGTTCTATCTCTTTCATCGTTGACATACCCGTTGACAGCATTAAAGGTTTGCCGGTTTCCAAAATGCGTTTTATCAGATCAAGGTCGGTTAATGATGCCGAAGCTAATTTGTACAATACCGTATCAAACCGTTCCATGAAATCAACCGATGGAACATCCCAGGCAGATACAAACCAGTCTATCCCCAGTTTTTTGCAGTACTGATCAATAGTGGCATATTCAGCTATTCCAAACTCTGTTTTACGCTTATAGTCGATATAAGAAATTCGTCCCCAGGGGGTATCCCGCATAACTTCCCATTGATCTTTTGGAACACAGATCTCTGGTGTCCTTTTTTGAAATTTAACCGCATCGGCTTTTGCTGCTACGGCTTCATCTATCAGTTTTTTCGCGGTTTCTAGTGATCCGTTATGATTAATACCAATTTCGGCTATAATATAGCTTGGCTGGCCCTTACCAATTACGCGCCCGTTGTTAAGGATAATGGAACTGTTTTTAGCATTCGCGAAAAAGGAATCATTTTTTGATTCGATAATCATTTCCACAAATTCACGGAAACAGCCTTCGCCACCATTTAATGAACATACCACGTCTGCGATAGCTTTGATATTGGGGAGGGCATCAGCAGGGCAGGCGGTTAAACCCGCTATTTTCATTACTTCCAGATCATTATAATCATCGCCTATATAAGCTATTTGCTGCGGTTGCAGATTTAGCCGGTTACAAATTTCTGTAAAAGCCGCGGGTTTATCCTTAATACTTAAATGAAGTTCAGTTATCTGCAGTTTTTCGGCTCTCTTTATTAATGAGGCCGAAGCTTCACCTGTTACAATTGCAGTATCCACATCGGCATGTTTACGCAATCTTTCTACACCCATGCCATCCCGCATGTTGAATTTTTTAAGGTTTTCACCCTCAATACCGTAGTAAACCCCTCCGTCTGTTAATACCCCGTCGCAATCGGTTATCAATAATTTGATATTTGCCGCTTTTTGTTTTATAACGTCATTCATAGTTTTTATGTGAATTAAATTATGGAAGCCTGATATGCCATATTAGGCAATATTGAAATGATGATTTGAACCAAGGTTTATTTTTGGATGAATGTCTTTTTTATCTGTTTTGCCGCTTACAAAACAGGCTTATTGTCATTCAATAAATGTAAAACCGTAGCTTTTACATAAAGCAAAGTTTGAGTTATCAAATTATTAAGTAACATGTATTGACTTTAAAGATATTATTAACATAAACGGAGTGTTAATATGATGGGTGTATTTTTACAAAAACAGTCGATTTCTAAATTAATTAATCGTTAAGATTTTATAATTTTGGAGTTGATTTTAGCTATGCCCGAAAAAGAAAAACTCAGAATAGATAAATACCTGTGGGCCATAAGAATTTTTAAAACCCGCACCCTGGCATCTGATGCTTGTAAGGCGGGACGTGTAAAGCTGGATAATAAAAATATCAAGGCATCATACGAAGTGAAAGTTGGCGACACCTATCAGGTAGCAAAAGGTATTGAACGTAAGGTAATACGCGTAACCGGCCTGCTCGAAAACCGGGTTGATGCCAAAAAAGCTGTAGATTATTATCTTGATATAACACCCGTTGAGCAAACCCAGGCTTTTAAATCCATGTTTCATGCGCCTATTTTAAAGAGGGACAGGGGAGCGGGCCGCCCAACCAAGCTCGATCGCAGGGAAATTGACGATTTAAAGGATAATTTTTTTGAAACCGAAGAGGAGGAAGAGTAGATAGATTCAAAGATTCTTCGATTTGAAAATGCGTATTGGTCATTTTCAAATCCTCAGATTAACCCATTTTCAAATTATATCAATAATCTGTCTTGTTCTCTATAGTTTCCCAAAGTTTAAAGGCCGACAACGCTTCGTCGCGCAGTAATTGTATAAACGATAATTTACGGTTTGACATCGGGCTTTCCAGTTCGTTGTAAATAAAATGATCGTCGAAACCAATGGCAGCGGCATCGGCTTTGGTATTAGCATAGTAAACTTTATCAATACGTGCCCAGTAAATTGCGCCCAGGCACATAGGGCAGGGTTCGCAACTGGTATAAATTTCGCAGCCGCTTAGGTCATAAGTGCCTAGTTCCTGACAAGCTAATCTAATTACAGAAACCTCGGCATGGGCAGTGGGGTCGTTTGTGGGCACCACACGATTGGCGCTGCGGGCTACAATCATACCATCCTTAACAATAACGGCACCAAAGGGGCCGCCCATGGCTTGCTTTACATTATGTTCAGACAGTTCAATAGCTATCCGCATAAATTTTTCATGTGCCGTATTTTCCATATTCCCCTAAATTAAAAAACCTCAACGATAGTTGAGGTTTTTATAGATTAATATTTTATGATTTTTTATTGCTGCCTGACCTGGTACTTGTCAGGGGAATTTTTAATTATTTCTTCTCTTTAGCGTAAGCGTCGTTAAGCCTTTTAATTACGTCGGTAGTAACGTCCAACGTTGCATCGCCATATAATACAGTTGGGTTAGCTTTTGAATAAGTTAATACCAGTTTATAGCCTTTTTCCTTAGCGTAAGCTTTTGTGAAATCGGAGATTTTATCATACAGTTTAGCGGCTTCGCCTGCCTGGTCATTTTGAAACTGGGCAGTAGCATTTTGCTGATAGCCTTGTAATTCCTGCTGCTTGCGTTGTAAACGCTGCTCTGTAGCCTGGCGCTGATCGGCCGGTAATGTAGCGGCGTTCTTTTGATATTCTGCAACTTCGCGCTGAAAAGCCTGCCCTTTGGCAGCAAGATCGCCCTGGGCCGATTTACCTTTATCATCAAGGCGTTTGTTTACATCCTTTGCGTACTCATATTTGCTGTATAAAGTATCAGAGTTGATATAAACAATGGTTTCTTTACTGTCACTTGGCGACGATGCGGCAGCAGCAGGTTTGTCGGCAGTTTTATTTTGATTGCAGGCGGCTATGCTTCCGGCAATTAATATCCCTAATGTGAATTTTGTTAAAATTGAAGCCGTAGTTTTCATCTAATTAATTGATTTTTTCGTGTTTATGTTTGCTGTGCGATTTATAAAATAGCACTTTCATTTACTTCTCTATTAAATTTTAGCTTGCAATTATAGTGTTTTGTATTCTTCGGAACGAAACATTATTTGTTTTAAGTAAAATTTTGACAAAGATAAACTTTCGTTTCAAGTATCCTAATCAGATATGAATGTGCAGGCTCCAAACAGATATAAGACACAAATTAAAAATAAATGATTTTATCTATCCACACTGTGCTTTTTATCAACAACTAATCGTTAATTACGAGTTAATTTCGTATTTTTGAAGGTTGTTGTATTAAATAAATATGAGCGAAGAAAATCAGGACAGATCCAATTATTCAGCAGATAATATACAGGTATTAGAAGGTTTAGAGGCGGTACGTAAGCGTCCGTCCATGTATATCGGTGACACAGGCGTTAAAGGTCTGCACCACCTGGTATATGAAGTAGTTGATAACTCCATCGACGAAGCCCTGGCCGGCTACTGTGATACCATAAAAGTAATTATACATTCAGGAAACTCCATTACCGTTGAGGATAACGGTCGCGGTATCCCTACCGGTATCAATACCAAGGAGGGTAAATCGGCGCTGGAGATAGTGATGACCGTTTTACATGCCGGCGGTAAATTTGACAAAGACACTTATAAAGTATCGGGTGGTTTGCACGGTGTAGGTGTGAGCTGCGTTAACGCGTTGTCTACCCATGTTAAAACCGTAGTACACCGCGAAGGAAAAATATTTACCCAGGAGTACGAAAGAGGTAAGCCATTATTTGATGTTAAGGAAATAGGCGTATCCGAGCGTACCGGTACTATACAAACTTTTCAGCCCGATCCGGAAATATTTCAGTTTACTACTGAATATAAGTATGAAACACTTGCCGGCCGTTTACGCGAGCTTGCATTTTTAAATAAAGGTATCCGCCTTACTTTAACCGACGAACGTTTCCCTAATGAGGATGGTAGCTTCCCAACCGAGGAATTTTATTCAGAAGGTGGCTTGCGCGAGTTTGTGAAGTTTTTAGATGGCACACGTGCTTCTATTATTCCCGAACCGATTTACCTGGATGGGGTAAAGAACGGCATACCTGTTGAGCTTGCCTTTCAATATAATGATACTTACTCCGAAAACGTATTTTCTTATGTAAATAACATTAATACCATTGAAGGCGGTACCCACGTGGCCGGCTTCCGCAGGGGGTTAACCCGTACTTTGAAAACATACGCCGATAAATCGGGCTTGCTTAAGAACATGAAAATTGAAATTACGGGCGATGACTTCCGCGAGGGGTTGACGGCCGTAGTTTCTGTAAAAGTTCAGGAGCCGCAGTTTGAAGGGCAAACCAAAACCAAGTTAGGCAATAACGAGGTAATGGGGGCTGTTGATATGGCAGTTGGTGAAATTTTGGGCAACTTCCTTGAAGAAAATCCCAAGGAAGCAAGACTGATTGTTAACAAGGTAATACTTGCTGCAACGGCGCGTGCCGCTGCCCGCAAAGCCCGTGAAATGGTACAGCGCAAAAGCGTAATGACAGGCTCTGGCTTACCCGGTAAATTGTCTGATTGTGCTAATAATGACCCTTCATTGTGCGAATTGTTCCTGGTGGAAGGTGACTCGGCGGGTGGTACCGCCAAACAGGGCCGCGACCGCGAATACCAGGCTATTTTACCTTTAAGAGGTAAAATCCTGAACGTAGAAAAAGCCATGGAGCACAAGATATACGAGAACGAGGAGATTAAGAACATGTTTACCGGTTTGGGTGTTAGCCGTGGTACTGCAGAGGATGACAAGGCGCTTAACCTTACCAGGCTGCGTTACCACAAGATCATCATCATGACGGATGCCGATGTAGATGGTTCGCACATTACTACCCTGATTCTTACTTTCTTTTTCCGTTATATGAAAGAGCTGGTTGAAGCCGGTTATGTTTATATCGCTTCGCCGCCATTGTACCAGGTTAAAAAAGGTAAAGAATCTGAGTATTGCTGGAATGATGTACAGCGCGATGCCGCCATACAGCGTTTAAAGGGGGCCGGTAAAGAAGATAGTGTACACGTACAACGTTACAAAGGTTTGGGTGAAATGAATGATATCCAGCTTTGGGATACTACTATGAACCCTGCCACACGTACCCTCAAACGTGCTACCATTGAAAACGCCGCTGAATGTGATCATACCTTCAGCATGCTGATGGGTGATGAAGTTGCACCCCGTCGTGAATTTATTGAGCGCAACGCCAAATACGCCAAAATTGATACATAAGATTCTGAGCGAGATAAGAGAAAGGCCGCAGTGTGAACACTACGGCCTTTTTTATGATATGAAGTTTTAATAATATATCAATTATTTAAATAGTCGCCCAGGGCTTTAAGATAGTTGTCATCAATATCACTGCTGCTATTGTCTGCTATGAATTTATCTACTTTATCACTCTGGCTGGAGAAGATTGTTTTAAGTGTCTTTTTCTTTAATGACAGTTTTTGAGGAGCACCCTGTTTCATCACTACATAATAATTGCTTTTATCAATATAGGCATCATAATTATGACCGGTAGACATCATTCCATTAGTTGAAAAGTTGGC
This window contains:
- a CDS encoding N-acetylneuraminate synthase family protein, whose product is MNDVIKQKAANIKLLITDCDGVLTDGGVYYGIEGENLKKFNMRDGMGVERLRKHADVDTAIVTGEASASLIKRAEKLQITELHLSIKDKPAAFTEICNRLNLQPQQIAYIGDDYNDLEVMKIAGLTACPADALPNIKAIADVVCSLNGGEGCFREFVEMIIESKNDSFFANAKNSSIILNNGRVIGKGQPSYIIAEIGINHNGSLETAKKLIDEAVAAKADAVKFQKRTPEICVPKDQWEVMRDTPWGRISYIDYKRKTEFGIAEYATIDQYCKKLGIDWFVSAWDVPSVDFMERFDTVLYKLASASLTDLDLIKRILETGKPLMLSTGMSTMKEIEHTMNFIDAFDKNYPLFIAHSTSAYPCIPQELNLKMIQTLEAKYPGIPIGYSGHETGLATTVAAVTMGATFVERHFTLDRAMWGSDHAASVEPQGLQRLVRDIRDVEIAMGDGNKKVYESELLPMKRLRVNISDEYKEKPLV
- the gyrB gene encoding DNA topoisomerase (ATP-hydrolyzing) subunit B is translated as MSEENQDRSNYSADNIQVLEGLEAVRKRPSMYIGDTGVKGLHHLVYEVVDNSIDEALAGYCDTIKVIIHSGNSITVEDNGRGIPTGINTKEGKSALEIVMTVLHAGGKFDKDTYKVSGGLHGVGVSCVNALSTHVKTVVHREGKIFTQEYERGKPLFDVKEIGVSERTGTIQTFQPDPEIFQFTTEYKYETLAGRLRELAFLNKGIRLTLTDERFPNEDGSFPTEEFYSEGGLREFVKFLDGTRASIIPEPIYLDGVKNGIPVELAFQYNDTYSENVFSYVNNINTIEGGTHVAGFRRGLTRTLKTYADKSGLLKNMKIEITGDDFREGLTAVVSVKVQEPQFEGQTKTKLGNNEVMGAVDMAVGEILGNFLEENPKEARLIVNKVILAATARAAARKAREMVQRKSVMTGSGLPGKLSDCANNDPSLCELFLVEGDSAGGTAKQGRDREYQAILPLRGKILNVEKAMEHKIYENEEIKNMFTGLGVSRGTAEDDKALNLTRLRYHKIIIMTDADVDGSHITTLILTFFFRYMKELVEAGYVYIASPPLYQVKKGKESEYCWNDVQRDAAIQRLKGAGKEDSVHVQRYKGLGEMNDIQLWDTTMNPATRTLKRATIENAAECDHTFSMLMGDEVAPRREFIERNAKYAKIDT
- a CDS encoding OmpH family outer membrane protein; amino-acid sequence: MKTTASILTKFTLGILIAGSIAACNQNKTADKPAAAASSPSDSKETIVYINSDTLYSKYEYAKDVNKRLDDKGKSAQGDLAAKGQAFQREVAEYQKNAATLPADQRQATEQRLQRKQQELQGYQQNATAQFQNDQAGEAAKLYDKISDFTKAYAKEKGYKLVLTYSKANPTVLYGDATLDVTTDVIKRLNDAYAKEKK
- a CDS encoding 2,3,4,5-tetrahydropyridine-2,6-dicarboxylate N-succinyltransferase — encoded protein: MQDLKKLIEDAWEDRNLLNFNEYTNAIEAVIERLDKGEIRVAEPIGSRWHVNEWIKKAVVLYFPTREMSEIKVGPFVFHDKMKLKTDYKAAGVRVVPHGIARYGAFLAKGVIMMPSYVNIGAYVDEGTMVDTWATVGSCAQIGKHVHLSGGVGIGGVLEPLQAAPVIIEDNCFIGSRAIVVEGVHVEHEAVLGANVVLTASTKIIDVTGSTPVEYKGRVPARSVVIPGSYTKKFPAGDYQVPCALIIGTRKESTDKKTSLNDALRENNVAV
- a CDS encoding nucleoside deaminase, translated to MENTAHEKFMRIAIELSEHNVKQAMGGPFGAVIVKDGMIVARSANRVVPTNDPTAHAEVSVIRLACQELGTYDLSGCEIYTSCEPCPMCLGAIYWARIDKVYYANTKADAAAIGFDDHFIYNELESPMSNRKLSFIQLLRDEALSAFKLWETIENKTDY
- a CDS encoding glycosyltransferase family 9 protein, with product MKILIRLPNWLGDVVMSTAFIAAVKQLYPDAQVDVIIKKELSNIAGLIPGLTHIHPFSKQEHSGLSGVYRFGKKLRTEKYDMFFNLPQSLSSVVMGWATSAKKKIGFGKEGGFFLLTNSYKKPANLHRVDEYISLLEQFTNKTIVNRQVKLNTSISGFKQENRVLINFNSEAESRRMPLHKGRTLLNKLTKAFPNTIFCLIGSPKEEAFVDQFITGAENPDQLENHAGKTDLPGLCNLMAQSTALLTTDSGPAHLANSVGTPVIVLFGAGNEYNTAPYNKQNLTIQRYGKLTCEPCVRNTCKLYGVPKCMELLDELQIINTLSLYLNHA
- a CDS encoding class I SAM-dependent methyltransferase; translation: MFNQESYDRHGEWYNQHFPTEADKVTYFKKAKALEADNVAIWLQSLFFKCLNPLLNNANQRWLTVGDAYGFDAQYIISKGSSAVATDLNADFLAVAKSEGIIEEYAAENAERLSFGDNSFDFVLCKESYHHFPRPYAALYEMMRVAQTGIMIIEPQDPVSKMPLILFLNNILAKAPGLLNKVWKNRFSFEPVGNFVYKVSEREFEKFAAGLGLPLVAFKNLNPNFYFKGADNLKTSSKDTKFLKLKAKKKLLDILVSLKLIPGQVLSTIVFKRVPDQNVIDGLKKDGYHLVYIPKNPYTNA
- a CDS encoding RNA-binding S4 domain-containing protein — encoded protein: MPEKEKLRIDKYLWAIRIFKTRTLASDACKAGRVKLDNKNIKASYEVKVGDTYQVAKGIERKVIRVTGLLENRVDAKKAVDYYLDITPVEQTQAFKSMFHAPILKRDRGAGRPTKLDRREIDDLKDNFFETEEEEE
- a CDS encoding L-threonylcarbamoyladenylate synthase, whose protein sequence is MLKDEVAKALKVLQEGGIILYPTDTIWGIGCDATNTEAVQKIYRLKQRDEAKSMIILLDTENKLESYVSDVNPLAYDLIEYAENPLTLVMPGAKNVSPALIAVDGSIAIRVTGNQFCQQLIQRLRKPLVSTSANISGKPSPQYFSQIDQEVIDGVDYVVDIDQHSKEIKNPSTIMKLAPDGTFEFIRR